A region of Dictyostelium discoideum AX4 chromosome 1 chromosome, whole genome shotgun sequence DNA encodes the following proteins:
- the pan2 gene encoding WD40-like domain-containing protein → MYGSSNTGVYGGQEKNQNHQQPQHGLLYSNYQQDHLIRGSPLQSQTLSYNLGNQSHNNNNNNNNNNNNNNNNNNNNNNNNNNNQQPPQTQQQQSSPSPSPSPNNNQPFYNPNINGGAPPPQPIYNPNNGLYGYTPHQTGYEIDQPEDDGYYDGTWFEMRVVPEYPSSNSQNPITSLKFDHWEELLWVGYQNGKISSLINPTLDRFSSFFVDKTEIKDLLVDSEGIISLSKTALSYHSRGGAPIYQIKNDRMKDFNAISFSNFENTEIVIGSDQNTLYVVDFFTGKVVKEVTMSSGVKTINRGRSLWCGQTNGEISMLDPRTWRIESSLPAHKGDIKSVDIKGDLLVSCGCSPRLGQMYIDPIVRVYDIKTMRSLPPIQYKRPSIVKFHPIFYSTVVVVSESSNQIYLCDVQGDIQSQSPPYLQIDSLFGYLQSFDIAPTGECMAFGDSGGLVHQWAEKEDIHVNINPYPTECVPFTQLSRPQKMDEYSPLSDVIFDQPPPVPPYDQFPLSYWKPNLSYPVGLPTRPINSSLLVHLKQHDFVGYISNTGISRKQIRGKAYEDGSKKTLSNLTISSMSHIRPPKSYRWGEMKFKKFGVEDFDMVEYNKTKFAGLENILPNSYTNSCIQNLYFIPQIKETMLNHLCTRNYCLSCELGFVFQMMDKCQGNIVDTSNFIRVLKQIPQTAALSIFLSGDSPDPQIPLTQLIANFNRFLLDQIQKELTPPIPTYNNNNDDNNNNNNNLNTNNDTNNNNNNTNNTNNNCISNINDTIIDKLFGSITTSSNKCINCGHQYEKQSRQFQYDIVYPNTPQELGGDSTFSNLLKLSLTKQIKSPAWCEKCSTFSSTFQKKQLKTLPNILCINANCLKKENEEYWKYEVANIIPGSKTFNATPSSIPLQQSQSSTTTTTSSTSTITVPPSTYNNNNNNNNNNNNNNNNNNNNSNTNSQPINNTNISTPNGKTLSPPNFSTPTHQTHQSSTPISTPTHQITTSNSSTSSNSSTSLSPSSLSILINNNQLTTTTTTTTTTNTATPIEEITWLPLKIRIKIDDNGQLFITEYPNNPEKSKHHVDPKDLTQEINKDGQLYELTACVSHIKDQVKRIPKQGHCVSQIKVSDFYNKEFKEESLELLGSNNNSSNSDNENNTNNTTTFNNNNNNNNNNNNNNNNNNNNNNKHRPNYIDSTWFNFNDFKINECSPTDVTHFDTNWKTPSILYYNKVVSNSSTDTTITNIPIPPHISTITKEVYLQNNMVTCKTPINFTPATANTIPKENDLVAIDTEFVSIGPEETEVSSDGKRVIIQPGNFSLARVSIIRENGEAFFDDYIQSIEPVTDYLTRFSGINPGDLDPKLSTKNVITLKSCYLKLRYLVDQGVKFVGHGLKKDFRIINIYVPPNQIIDTVELFQLKNQRKLSLRFLAYILLKIDIQSETHCSVEDAKTAMDLYKAYLQLVRNKEFDETLNKIYQIGRSLSFKVPEPNIELQSLPQIPSSIIDSLNFNFDLSISVNQLLDQIKQQVSPTTTTTATSSPQSPLKNQNQNKKK, encoded by the exons atgtatgGTAGTTCAAATACAGGAGTCTATGGTGGTCAAGAGAagaatcaaaatcatcaacaacctcaacatgGATTACTCTATAGTAATTACCAACAAGATCATTTAATTCGTGGATCCCCATTACAATCTCAAACATTATCATATAATTTAGGAAATCAATcgcataataataataataataataataataataataataataataataataataataataataataataataataataataataatcaacaacctccacaaacacaacaacaacaatcatcaccatcaccatcaccatcaccaaataataatcaaccaTTTTATAATCCGAATATAAATGGAGGTGCACCTCCACCACAACCTATATATAACCCTAATAATGGTTTATATGGATACACACCTCACCAAACAGGTTATGAAATTGATCAGCCAGAAGATGATGGTTATTATGATGGTACTTGGTTCGAAATGAGAGTTGTACCTGAATATCCGTCATCAAATTCTCAAAATCCAATTACaagtttaaaatttgatcatTGGGAAGAATTACTTTGGGTTGGTTATCAAAAt ggtaaaatatcatcattaattaatccAACATTAGATAGATTTTCAAGTTTTTTTGTAGATAAAACAGagattaaagatttattagTGGATTCAGAAGGTAttatatcattatcaaagaCAGCATTATCATATCATAGTAGAGGTGGAGCACccatttatcaaataaagaaTGATAGGATGAAAGATTTCAAtgcaatttcattttcaaactTTGAAAACACAGAGATAGTGATAGGATCAGATCAAAATACATTATATGTTGTGGATTTCTTTACAGGTAAAGTGGTGAAAGAGGTGACGATGTCATCAGGTGTTAAAACCATCAACAGGGGTAGAAGTTTATGGTGTGGTCAAACCAATGGTGAGATATCAATGTTGGATCCTAGAACTTGGAGAATTGAAAGTTCATTACCCGCTCATAAAGGCGATATAAAGAGTGTCGATATTAAAGGTGACCTTTTGGTTAGTTGTGGTTGTTCACCAAGATTGGGTCAAATGTATATCGATCCAATTGTTAGGGTATACGATATAAAGACCATGAGATCTCTACCACCAATTCAATATAAAAGACCATCAATCGTTAAATTCCATCCAATATTCTATTCAACGGTTGTGGTTGTTAGTGAGTCTAGTAATCAAATTTACCTTTGTGATGTTCAAGGCGATATTCAATCCCAATCACCACCTTATCTTCAAATAGATTCTTTGTTTGGTTATTTACAATCGTTTGATATCGCACCAACAGGCGAGTGTATGGCATTTGGTGATAGTGGTGGTTTAGTTCATCAATGGGCTGAAAAAGAGGATATTCACGTCAACATTAATCCTTATCCAACTGAATGTGTACCATTCACCCAATTATCAAGACCTCAGAAAATGGATGAATATTCTCCATTAAGCGATGTAATCTTTGATCAACCACCCCCTGTGCCACCTTATGATCAATTCCCACTCTCTTATTGGAAACCAAATTTATCTTATCCCGTTGGTTTACCAACTAGACCAATTAATTCATCTTTATTAGTTCATTTAAAACAACATGATTTCGTTGGTTATATTTCAAATACTGGTATTTCAAGAAAACag atTCGTGGTAAAGCATATGAAGATGGTAGcaaaaaaactttatcaaatttaacaatATCATCAATGTCACATATTAGACCACCCAAATCATATAGATGGGGagaaatgaaatttaaaaagtttggaGTTGAAGATTTTGATATGGTGgaatataataaaactaaatttgCAGGATTAGAGAATATATTACCAAATAGTTATACCAATAGTTGTATTCAAAACCTTTATTTCATACCACAAATTAAAGAGACAATGTTGAATCATTTATGTACTAGAAACTATTGTCTTAGCTGTGAACTTGGTTTTGTTTTCCAAATGATGGATAAATGTCAAGGTAACATTGTTGACACCAGTAACTTTATTAGagtattaaaacaaattccTCAAACTGCTGCCTTAAGTATTTTCTTATCTGGTGATTCACCTGATCCACAAATACCTTTAACTCAATTAATTGcaaattttaatagattCCTTTTagatcaaattcaaaaagaattaacTCCTCCAATTCCAACctacaataataacaatgatgataataataataataataataatttaaatacaaataatgatactaataataataataataatacaaataatacaaataataattgtataagtaatattaatgatacgataattgataaattatttggatcAATTACAACTTCATCAAATAAATGTATAAATTGTGGACATCAATATGAAAAACAATCAAGACAATTCCAATATGATATCGTTTATCCAAATACACCGCAAGAGTTGGGCGGTGATTCAACTTTTAGTAATTTACTAAAACTTAGTTTAACAAAGCAAATTAAGTCACCTGCATGGTGTGAAAAATGTTCAACTTTTTCATCAACCTTTCAAAAGAAACAACTCAAAACATTACCAAATATTTTATGTATAAATgcaaattgtttaaaaaaagaaaatgaagaatatTGGAAATATGAAGTTGCAAATATTATTCCTGGTTCGAAAACTTTTAATgcaacaccatcatcaataCCTTTACAACAATCGcaatcttcaacaacaacgacaacttcatcaacatcaacaataaCAGTACCACCCTCaacttataataataataataataataataataataataataataataataataataataataataatagtaatacaaATTCacaaccaattaataatacaaatatatcAACACCAAATGGTAAGACATTATCACCACCAAATTTTTCAACACCAACTCATCAAACCCATCAATCATCAACGCCGatttcaacaccaacacaTCAAATAACTACATCAAATTCTTCAACTTCATCAAATTCTTCAACTTCATTATCTCCATCATCTTTATCAAtactaataaataataatcaattaacaacaactacaacaacaacaacaactaccaaCACTGCAACTCCAATTGAAGAGATAACATGGTTACCATTAAAAATTCGAATTAAAATCGACGATAATggtcaattatttattacagAATACCCAAATAATCCAGAGAAATCAAAACATCATGTTGATCCAAAAGATTTAACACAAGAAATCAACAAAGATGGTCAATTATATGAATTGACTGCATGTGTATCACATATAAAAGATCAAGTGAAAAGGATACCAAAACAAGGTCATTGTGTTTCTCAAATTAAAGTTTctgatttttataataagGAATTTAAAGAAGAATCATTAGAATTACTTggatcaaataataatagtagtaatagtgataatgaaaataataccaacaacacaaccacttttaataataataataataataataataataataataataataataataataataataataataataataaacatcgTCCAAATTATATCGATTCAACATGgtttaatttcaatgatttcaaaattaatgaatGTTCACCAACCGATGTAACACATTTTGATACTAATTGGAAGACACCATCAATTTTGTACTATAATAAGGTAGTTAGCAATAGTTCTACCGATACCACAATAACAAATATTCCAATACCACCACATATTTCAACCATTACTAAAGAagtttatttacaaaataatatgGTAACATGTAAAACACCAATCAATTTTACACCAGCAACAGCAAATACCATACCTAAAGAGAATGATCTCGTCGCTATTGATACAGAATTTGTTTCTATTGGTCCAGAGGAAACAGAGGTTAGTTCTGATGGTAAAAGAGTTATCATTCAACCTGGTAATTTTAGTTTAGCACGTGTTTCAATCATTCGTGAAAATGGTGAAGCATTTTTTGACGATTACATTCAATCCATTGAACCTGTAACAGATTATCTAACTCGTTTCAGTGGTATTAATCCCGGTGATTTAGATCCAAAGTTATCCACTAAAAATGTTATAACCCTAAAGAGTTGTTATCTTAAACTTCGTTATCTCGTTGACCAAGGTGTGAAATTTGTTGGACATGGTTTGAAAAAGGATTTCCgtatcattaatatttatgTACCACCAAATCAAATCATCGATACCGTAGAATTGTTTCAACTAAAGAATCAAAGAAAGCTCTCACTTCGTTTCTTGGCTTATATCCTCCTAAAGATTGATATTCAATCAGAGACTCATTGTTCTGTAGAAGATGCAAAGACTGCAATGGATCTCTATAAAGCTTACCTTCAATTAGTAAGAAACAAAGAATTTGATGAAACTCTAAACAAAATCTATCAAATCGGAAGAAGTCTTTCTTTTAAGGTCCCCGAACCAAATATTGAACTACAATCTTTACCTCAAATCCCTTCAAGTATAATTGAtagtttaaattttaattttgatttatcaatttctgTTAACCAATTACTTGATCAAATTAAACAACAAGTTTcaccaactacaacaaccactGCGACATCTTCGCCACAATCtcctttaaaaaatcaaaatcaaaacaaaaaaaaataa
- the pakD gene encoding PAKA subfamily protein kinase (calponin homology (CH) domain-containing protein): MSRLQPQQQQRGRSSSFKDNFQIQKPLQSLTPSEQQQQQQQQQQQQQQQQQQQQQQQQQNNANNNNNNNNNKFNNQYIQQMKNVENDIKKWIGEKCSSSLSDDFLEKDLMESLCTGTILCVLINMIKQGTIQKIHLQPNYLQRVENIRNYLRACWLFGLHSKYFFPSSYLLSMTIENNDNSNSSKTTTNNNNNNNNNNNNNNNNNNNNNNNNNNRAIITSPNKNGGVNTMIVNLEYKEKIMINLTELCKISLKIKNFGSFLQLSSSSSSTPPPPINNNNNNNNNNNNNNNNNNDLLISNNSSNISSPNSFSDSPMGFSSSINSSSNNSNLNTPNNYNNTNNNNNNNNNNNNNNNNNINNLTPQMIISSPTSTSSTPPLPPCANNINNNNLKKRTKIPKNNNNNNNNNNNNNNNNNNNNNNNNNNNNNNKIIIKRDCKKVYRKRKSSNCDNDDNGSNSDSDSSDSSDSSDSDSDSLLSSDGTPIILSQSSNPESVSFKSFIKEILHLKNIISKQDKTITSQKQTIETLEKDLEFQKQLTKKLLSSPIDLSNFIETSSDPNGAIPVSIQAFTRQIQQIQTLQQQNLSLETELSKTNEHLSTNIRKNSKLENEVLSIETELLNLRMKYANTLSSSNSNGNNNSNNNSLGCNNSINGSSSGGGGNNSSTSKGTLSRTISQPFPLRKSISHSNIITSPVNSHQQQQQQNQLSQSQTTSPKNTSASYNNGILSKSSIVSNTNTNSTYKFGSSTGILKVSATLQQKQQQQQQQQNQQQQQNQQQQQQNQQQQNQQQQNQQKQNQQQQNQQQQQQQQQQQQQNQQQQQQQQQQQQQQQQQQNQQQQQNNQLSQSQQLQQQQNQQINNLIDSPLIISNSSNQQIESESIESDSDYDKDMVDFGKKIVSALISSSNHVEMSEIYKMNDILTNETSRRQICIVLEEETKINQLKLPMNENSFEVTLYLVNTILQCIHEAPSKDYFSLKLIMESSRILNRKKVNGSCEFIQEFIKDHPTWKDIKFWEEQYWDELIIKHQQFSGSGSSSSSNTGGSIVTTMTTTTTVTSAITSSSSTTSDDFDVDYTELVNTLLISYVYNLASWGLSKSDVKEFTISMSKKSFLKSNELEKLIEQVTSTVELSFTSDHNVCKGPHSFVLKSFRIISECNYCRQYIWGVRGIVAREAFECVGCKYKTHKKCLKEASEKTFCSSPNVGAPFNVKHEMHVGLAIQGLPSGWRTLLLQSGFQDYEIQQHQEDVLDVLEFHHVYNEKQQNSIKLLTNNSNNNNNNNNSNNNLQQQQQQNQQLKQKLNITNNQQNNTIININITSPSISVNNNTYNNNNNNNNNNEINPSSPNNNNNYYDSLLEIEEPSFTLKDLVSLENPIDLYKVREVVGGGSTGKVYVGENSITGEKVAIKKMKVDNNNIKNIINEISTMKNSKHKNVIKYVSSHLVINHIWLIMEYMSYGSLTDLISNCINIQCNGNNQQQQQQQQQQQTYFIESHIAYICQQVLQGMDYIHKGHRTHRDIKSDNILLGKDGSVKIADFGFVANLTRKKLQRNSVVGTPYFMAPELIRGNQYNHKVDIWSLGILARELSEGEPPYAKYPPVRALFLLTLEGVPDFKEPNKWSSDFIEFVNLCLNLDDKRRPDAHYLLRHPFLKKACSSREFADKVEEIYNTRKNQFSDINFNF; encoded by the exons ATGAGTAGAttacaacctcaacaacaacaaagaggtcggtcatcatcatttaaagataattttcaaattcaaaagcCATTACAATCATTAACGCCAtcagaacaacaacaacaacaacaacaacaacaacaacaacaacaacaacaacaacaacaacaacaacaacaacaacaacaaaataatgcgaacaataataataataataataataataaatttaataaccaATATATACAACAAATGAAGAATgttgaaaatgatataaaaaaatggattgGAGAGAAATGTAGTTCATCATTATCCGATGACTTTTTAGAGAAAGATTTAATGGAATCATTATGTACAGGTACGATATTAtgtgttttaattaatatgatTAAACAAGGTACGATTCAAAAGATTCATTTACAaccaaattatttacaaagaGTTGAAAACATTAGAAATTATCTTAGAGCTTGTTGGTTATTTGGATTACATTCGAAATATTTCTTTCCAAGTTCTTATTTACTTAGTATGactattgaaaataatgataattctaATTCATCAAAAAcaactacaaataataataataataataataataataataataataataataataataataataataataataataataataataatagagcTATTATCACAAgtccaaataaaaatgggGGTGTTAATACAATGATTGTAAATTTAGAATATAAAGAAAAGATCATGATAAATTTAACAGAATTAtgtaaaatttcattaaaaattaaaaattt TGGTAgttttttacaattatcatcatcatcttcttcaacgCCACCTCCcccaataaataataataataataataataataataacaataacaataataataataataatgatcttTTAATAAGCAATAACAGTAGTAATATATCTTCACCAAACTCATTTTCCGATTCACCAATGGGATTTTCATCATCTATTAATTCTAgctcaaataattcaaatttaaatacaccaaataattataataatacaaataacaataacaataacaacaacaacaacaataataataataataataatattaataatctaACACCACAAATGATTATTTCTTCACCAACATCGACATCATCAACtccaccattaccaccatgtgcaaataatataaataataataatttaaagaaaaggACAAAAATacccaaaaataataataataataataataacaataacaataataataataataataataataataataataataataataataataataataataataaaattataataaaaagagattgtaaaaaagtttatagaaaaagaaaatcatcaaattgtgataatgatgataatggttcAAATTCAGATTCAGATTCATCAGATTCATCAGATTCATCAGATTCAGATTCGGATTCATTGTTAAGTAGTGATGGTACACCAATTATTTTGTCACAAAGTAGTAATCCAGAATCtgtatcatttaaatcatttataaaggagatattacatttaaagaatataatATCAAAACAAGATAAAACTATAACTTCTCAAAAACAAACCATTGAAACATTggaaaaagatttagaatttcaaaaacaattaacaaAGAAATTGTTGAGTTCACCAATTGATCTCTCTAATTTCATTGAAACCTCCTCTGACCCAAATGGTGCTATACCAGTATCTATACAAGCATTCACTAGACAAATTCAACAGATTCAAacacttcaacaacaaaatctaTCACTTGAAACTGAATTATCTAAAACCAATGAACATCTTTCAACTAATATAAggaaaaattcaaaattagaGAATGAagtattatcaattgaaacagAGTTATTAAATTTACGTATGAAATATGCAAATACTCTTTcatcttcaaattcaaatggaaataataatagcaataataatagtttaggttgtaataatagtataaatggtagtagtagtggcggtggtggtaataattcaTCTACTTCAAAAGGTACTTTATCACGTACAATTTCACAACCATTTCCATtaagaaaatcaatttctCATTCAAATATAATAACCTCACCTGTCAATtcacatcaacaacaacaacaacaaaatcaattatctCAATCACAAACGACTTCACCAAAAAATACTTCTGCAAGttataataatggtattttAAGTAAATCTTCAATTGTTAGTAATACTAATACTAATAGTACATATAAATTTGGTTCATCTACTGGTATATTAAAAGTTTCTGCAACTcttcaacaaaaacaacaacaacaacagcaacaacagaatcagcaacaacaacagaatcagcaacaacaacaacagaatcagcaacaacagaatcaacaacaacagaatcaacaaaaacagaatcaacaacaacagaatcaacaacaacaacaacaacaacaacaacaacaacaacagaatcaacagcagcaacaacaacaacaacaacaacaacaacaacaacaacaacaacagaatcaacaacaacaacaaaataatcaattatcacaatcacaacaattacaacaacaacaaaatcaacaaataaacaatttaatagattcaccattaataatttcaaattcatcaaatcaacaaattgaatcagaatcaattgaatcagaTTCAGATTATGATAAAGATATGGTAGATTTTGGTAAAAAGATAGTATCAGCGTTAATATCATCAAGTAATCATGTTGAAATGAgtgaaatttataaaatgaatGATATACTGACAAATGAAACATCAAGAAGACAAATTTGTATAGTATTGGAAGAGGAGacaaaaatcaatcaattaaaattaccaatGAATGAAAATTCATTCGAAGTTACACTTTATCTTGTAAATACAATACTACAATGTATACACGAAGCACCAAGTAAAGattattttagtttaaaGTTAATAATGGAAAGTAGTAGAATACttaatagaaaaaaagttaatgGCTCTTGTGAATTCATTCAAGAGTTTATAAAAGATCATCCAACTTGgaaagatattaaattttgggAAGAACAATATTGGgatgaattaattataaaacatcaacaatttagtggtagtggtagtagtagtagtagtaatacaGGTGGTTCAATTGTAACAACAatgacaacaacaacaactgtAACAAGTGCAATTACCTCTTCATCATCTACTACTAGTGATGATTTTGATGTTGATTATACTGAATTGGTTAATACACTTTTGATATCATATGTATATAATTTAGCAAGTTGGGGATTATCAAAGAGTGATgttaaagaatttacaatttcaatGTCAAAGAAATCATTCTTAAAATCGAATGAATTGGAGAAACTTATAGAGCAAGTAACTTCAACGgttgaattatcatttaCCTCGGATCATAATGTTTGTAAAGGACCACATTCATTCGTTTTGAAAAGTTTTAGAATCATATCGGAATGTAATTATTGTAGACAATATATTTGGGGTGTTAGAGGTATCGTTGCACGTGAAGCATTTGAATGTGTTGGATGTAAATATAAAACTCATAAGAAATGTTTGAAAGAGGCATCTGAAAAAACATTTTGTTCATCACCAAATGTTGGTGCACCATTCAATGTTAAACATGAAATGCATGTTGGTCTTGCAATTCAAGGTTTACCCTCTGGTTGGCGTACTCTCTTACTTCAATCTGGTTTTCAAGATTatgaaattcaacaacatcaagaAGATGTATTAGATGTTTTAGAATTTCATCATGTttataatgaaaaacaacaaaattcaattaaattattaacaaataatagtaataataataataataataataatagtaataataatttacaacaacaacaacaacaaaaccaacaattaaaacaaaaattaaatataactaataatcaacaaaataatacaataataaatattaatataactTCACCTTCAATtagtgttaataataatacatataataataataataataataacaataataatgaaataaatccatcatcaccaaataataataataattattatgattCATTATTAGAAATTGAAGAACCATCATTtacattaaaagatttagttTCATTAGAAAATCCTATTGATTTATATAAAGTAAGGGaggttgttggtggtggatCAACAGGAAAAGTTTATGTTGGTGAAAATTCAATAACTGGCGAAAAGGTAGCAATTAAAAAGATGAAagtagataataataatattaaaaatataattaatgaaattagtacaatgaaaaattcaaaacataaaaatgtaattaaaTATGTTAGTTCACATTTAGTTATAAATCATATTTGGTTAATTATGGAATATATGTCTTATGGTTCATTAACTGATTTAATTAGTAACTGTATAAATATTCAatgtaatggtaataatcaacaacaacaacaacaacaacaacaacaacaaacttaTTTTATTGAATCACATATTGCATATATTTGTCAACAAGTTTTACAAGGTATGGACTATATTCATAAAGGTCATAGAACTCATAGGGATATAAAGagtgataatattttattgggTAAAGATGGAAGTGTAAAAATTGCAGATTTTGGTTTCGTTGCAAATTTAACTAGAAAGAAACTTCAAAGAAATAGTGTTGTTGGTACACCCTATTTTATGGCACCAGAATTAATCAGAGGTAATCAATATAATCATAAGGTTGATATTTGGAGTTTAGGTATTTTAGCAAGAGAATTATCAGAAGGTGAACCACCCTATGCAAAATATCCACCAGTTAGagcattatttttattaactttaGAAGGTGTACCAGATTTTAAAGAACCAAATAAATGGTCATCTGATTTCATCGAATTTGTTAATCTATGTTTAAATTTAGATGATAAAAGAAGACCTGATGCTCATTACCTTTTAAGACATCCTTTCTTAAAAAAAGCTTGTTCTTCAAGAGAATTTGCTGATAAAGTTGAAGAAATTTATAATACTCGTAAAAATCAATTCtctgatattaattttaatttttaa